A single Roseinatronobacter monicus DNA region contains:
- a CDS encoding dihydrodipicolinate synthase family protein, with amino-acid sequence MKTPLTGILPVAPTPFFDDGTVDHDGMRRVIDCMIDQGVDAICILANYSEQFLLSDEERLALMRVSLEHAGGRVPVIVTISHFSTDVVVARARAAQAMGAAMVMMMPPYHGVGLVPAEEGVFEHFKAVSDAITIPIMVQDAPLSGCQMSVPLLVRMARELEQVSYFKMEMPFAADKLAALIEAGGADILGPFDGEEAVTLLADLDAGCTGTMTSALLPEHIRPIVIDYRAGDTDAALAQWTRCLPLINHENRQCGLRASKTVMKAGGVIRSDHVRHPLKPLSPRTRDRLLQLAEELDLIALRWGK; translated from the coding sequence ATGAAAACGCCCCTTACAGGCATTCTGCCTGTCGCCCCCACCCCTTTTTTCGATGACGGCACAGTCGATCATGACGGCATGCGCCGCGTGATTGATTGCATGATAGATCAGGGTGTCGATGCGATCTGCATTCTGGCGAATTATTCCGAACAGTTCCTTTTGTCCGATGAAGAGCGGCTTGCCCTGATGCGGGTGTCACTGGAACATGCAGGCGGGCGCGTGCCTGTGATCGTGACGATCAGCCATTTCTCGACCGATGTTGTGGTGGCGCGGGCGCGCGCCGCACAGGCAATGGGCGCGGCCATGGTGATGATGATGCCGCCCTATCACGGTGTCGGGCTGGTCCCCGCCGAGGAAGGCGTGTTCGAGCATTTTAAGGCCGTGTCAGACGCCATCACCATTCCCATCATGGTGCAGGACGCGCCCTTGTCGGGCTGTCAGATGTCGGTGCCGCTGCTGGTGCGCATGGCGCGCGAGTTGGAACAGGTCAGCTATTTCAAGATGGAAATGCCCTTCGCCGCCGACAAGCTTGCCGCCCTGATCGAGGCGGGCGGGGCGGATATTCTTGGCCCCTTTGATGGCGAAGAGGCCGTGACCCTGCTGGCCGATCTGGATGCAGGCTGCACCGGCACCATGACATCTGCGCTGCTGCCCGAACATATCCGTCCCATCGTGATCGACTACCGCGCGGGCGACACGGATGCGGCCCTTGCGCAATGGACGCGGTGCCTGCCGCTGATCAACCACGAGAACCGCCAATGCGGATTGCGCGCTTCCAAGACAGTGATGAAAGCGGGCGGCGTGATCCGCTCGGACCATGTGCGCCATCCGCTGAAACCCCTCTCCCCCCGCACCCGTGATCGGTTGTTGCAACTGGCCGAGGAGCTTGACCTGATCGCCCTGCGTTGGGGAAAATAA